A single window of Aythya fuligula isolate bAytFul2 chromosome Z, bAytFul2.pri, whole genome shotgun sequence DNA harbors:
- the PDE6B gene encoding rod cGMP-specific 3',5'-cyclic phosphodiesterase subunit beta, translating into MSISEDDVEKFLDGNPAFAKQYFEKKVKTESWDDNESDILFELIQDMQESINMEKVVFKTLRRIRSLIHADRCSLFMYRQRNGTPELATRLFNIQEGSTLEECLVSPDCEIVYPLDLGIVGYVAQTKKTMNIKDVSECAQFSPFVDELTDYTTKSILATPILNGKDLVAVILALNKLNGPHFTSSDETLFLKYLNFASLNLKIYHLSYLHNCETRRGQVLLWSANKVFEELTDIERQFHKAFYTVRAYLNCDRYSVGLLDMTKQKEFFDLWPVLLGEVPPYSGPRTPDGREIVFYKVIDYILHGKEDIKVIPNPTPDHWALVTGLPTYVAESGFICNIMNAAADEMFNFQEGPLDESGWTIKNVLSMPIVNKKEEIVGVVTFYNRKDGKPFDEQDETLMESLTQFLGWSVLNTDTYDKMNKLENRKDIAQDMVLYHVKCDKDEIQEILPTREKLGKEPNECEEEELASILKEELPGPTKFEIYEFRFSDFDCTELELVKCGIQMYYELGVVKKFQIPQEVLVRFVYSVSKGYRRITYHNWRHGFNVAQTMFTLLMTGKLKRYYTDLEALAMVTAALCHDIDHRGTNNLYQMKSQNPLAKLHGSSILERHHLEFGKFLLSEESLNICQNLNRRQHEHMIHLMDIAIIATDLALYFKKRTMFQKIVDESKTYDNMNAWTEYLSLETTKKEVVMAMMMTACDLSAITKPWEVQSKVALLVAAEFWEQGDLEISVLQQQPIPMMDRRKAAELPKLQVGFIDFVCTFVYKEFSRFHEEIQPMLDGLLNNRNEWKTRADEYDAKMKALEEEKKKEEEKMAAQKDGITCNGGTAPASKTCSIL; encoded by the exons ATGAGCATTAGTGAAGACGACGTGGAAAAGTTTCTTGATGGAAACCCTGCTTTTGCCAAGCAGTACTTtgagaagaaagtgaaaacagagTCCTGGGATGACAATGAAAGTGATATACTTTTTGAGTTGATCCAAGACATGCAAGAAAGCATCAACATGGAGAAAGTTGTTTTCAAGACCCTGAGAAGAATCAGGTCCCTTATTCATGCTGACCGCTGTAGTCTCTTCATGTACAGGCAGAGAAACGGCACACCAGAATTGGCAACGAGGCTTTTCAACATCCAAGAGGGAAGCACGCTGGAGGAATGCCTGGTCTCCCCAGACTGCGAGATAGTCTATCCGTTGGACTTAGGCATTGTGGGCTATGTTGCACAAACCAAGAAAACCATGAATATCAAGGATGTCAGCGAG TGTGCCCAGTTCAGTCCATTTGTTGATGAGCTCACCGACTACACTACAAAAAGCATCCTTGCAACACCGATCTTGAACGGCAAAGATCTAGTTGCTGTCATTTTGGCTCTTAATAAGCTGAACGGCCCACACTTCACCAGCTCTGATGAAACA CTTTTCCTGAAGTACCTGAATTTTGCATCCTTAAACTTGAAAATTTATCACTTGAGTTACCTTCACAATTGTGAGACTCGAAGAGGCCAG GTGCTGTTGTGGTCAGCTAATAAGGTTTTTGAGGAACTGACAGATATTGAGAGGCAGTTCCACAAGGCTTTCTACACAGTGAGAGCGTACCTGAACTGTGACAGGTACTCTGTAGGCCTCCTGGACATGACCAAGCAGAAG GAATTTTTTGATCTGTGGCCAGTGCTGCTGGGCGAAGTTCCTCCCTACTCAGGACCTCGCACTCCAGATGGCAGA GAAATAGTCTTTTACAAAGTCATTGATTATATATTACATGGAAAAGAAGACATTAAAGTCATCCC AAATCCTACCCCAGATCACTGGGCACTAGTAACTGGACTGCCAACATATGTGGCTGAAAGTGGATTT ATTTGCAACATTATGAATGCTGCTGCAGATGAGATGTTTAACTTTCAG GAAGGTCCTCTAGACGAATCAGGATGGACTATCAAAAATGTTCTCTCCATGCCAATAGtcaacaaaaaggaagaaattgttgGTGTTGTCacattttataacagaaaagaTGGGAAACCATTTGATGAACAGGACGAGACCCTTATGGAG tCCCTGACACAGTTTCTGGGCTGGTCCGTACTCAACACAGACACATATGATAAGATGAACAAGCTGGAGAACCGCAAGGACATTGCCCAGGATATGGTGCTCTACCACGTGAAGTGTGACAAGGATGAAATTCAGGAAATTCTG CCAACACGTGAAAAGCTGGGGAAAGAGCCAAATGagtgtgaggaagaggagctggcAAGTATCCTG AAAGAAGAACTCCCAGGGCCCACCAAATTCGAAATCTATGAGTTCAGGTTCTCCGATTTCGACTGCACCGAGCTGGAGCTGGTGAAGTGCGGCATTCAGATGTACTACGAGCTTGGTGTGGTGAAGAAGTTCCAGATCCCGCAGGAG GTTCTGGTGAGGTTTGTGTACTCTGTCAGCAAAGGCTACCGGAGGATAACGTATCACAACTGGCGCCACGGCTTCAATGTTGCACAGACCATGTTCACGCTCCTCATG ACTGGCAAACTGAAGCGTTACTACACAGACCTAGAAGCCCTTGCAATGGtaactgctgctctgtgccacgATATCGACCACAGAGGAACCAACAACCTTTACCAGATGAA ATCTCAAAATCCATTAGCTAAACTTCACGGATCCTCAATTTTAGAGAGGCATCACTTGGAATTTGGAAAGTTTTTGCTCTCTGAAGAG tcGCTGAACATATGCCAGAACCTCAACCGGAGACAGCATGAGCACATGATTCACCTGATGGACATTGCCATTATAGCAACAGATCTGGCGCTGTACTTCAA gaaaaggacaaTGTTCCAGAAGATTGTTGATGAGTCTAAGACATACGATAACATGAATGCCTGGACTGAATACCTGTCTCTGGAGACGACAAAGAAAGAGGTTGTCAT ggCCATGATGATGACTGCTTGTGATTTGTCAGCCATCACTAAACCTTGGGAAGTCCAGAGTAAG GTAGCTCTCCTGGTAGCAGCTGAGTTCTGGGAGCAAGGGGACTTGGAAATAAGcgtccttcagcagcagcccatt CCCATGATGGACAGGAGGAAAGCCGCTGAGCTTCCAAAGCTTCAAGTGGGTTTCATCGACTTTGTGTGCACGTTTGTCTATAAG GAATTTTCACGTTTCCATGAGGAAATTCAGCCTATGCTCGATGGGCTGCTGAACAATAGGAATGAGTGGAAGACCCGTGCTGATGAGTACGATGCAAAAATGAAAGCtctggaggaagagaagaaaaaagaggaagagaagatggCGGCAcaaaaag ATGGAATAACCTGTAATGGAGGAACAGCTCCAGCTTCAAAAACCTGCAGTATACTTTAG
- the ATP5ME gene encoding ATP synthase subunit e, mitochondrial, giving the protein MIPPVQVSPLIKFTRYSALLMGMIYGKKRYDYLKPIAEEERRVEAEEKKKREELERIAKELAEASEDSILK; this is encoded by the exons ATGATCCCCCCGGTGCAGGTCTCGCCCCTCATCAAG TTCACCCGCTACTCGGCCCTGCTGATGGGGATGATCTACGGCAAGAAGCGATACG ACTACCTGAAGCCGATCGCCGAGGAGGAGCGGAGGGTAGAGGCTGAGGAGAAGAAGAAGCGCGAGGAGCTGGAGAGGATCGCAAAGGAGCTTGCAGAAG CGAGTGAAGATTCCATTCTGAAATGA